A section of the Acanthopagrus latus isolate v.2019 chromosome 20, fAcaLat1.1, whole genome shotgun sequence genome encodes:
- the LOC119009794 gene encoding neoverrucotoxin subunit alpha-like: MAGSDPLEVAALGRTFALGTLYDAREERLLPGLTLPGQITATPHPYSNFEVSASDSIESKSSLLDIEASLKASFLCGLVEVGGSAKYLTDTKKFKNQSRVTCLYNATTHFNQLSMSQLETMINQEKESIKKGTATHVVSKILYGANAFFVFDSEKLEASSVQDIQGHMEAVIKKIPTFNIEGKVDIKLTDEEKELTNKFSCKFYGDFILQSNPATFEDAVKTFVELPKLLGEKGEKSVPLKVWMMPLKVFDTTAAELKREISAGLVQKAQDALEDLREMEMRCKDSLDDTVIANFPQVQKELKGFKTRCDLYASELRNNMRDKFPLIRDGKEDESSVEKLLDDRNKSPFSHEKLDKWLNHKEREINVIRSCVEMMEGTKIVHNESELDREVLAAGVDEALCFVFTSLQSADPVLHEMHKYLQTFAPVCSHEDPWYYSDDILDKMREKAESVHNLAKALKNSRRFRFLVAAIDNKKYTGATIYHYKDAKLVTEDFSKPALPPVRSITNRRDLIWYACDLTLDPNTANGYLHLSEDNKKATCDSWLYYPDHPDRFDSHTQVLCKEGLTGRRYWEVEFSGAGVGVSNVSVSILAAYKGVARKGNGYDAMLGRNSISWSFSYSSMMMLSYFSAWHIDQVWAVPVPPQTVNKVGVFLDHEGGTLSLYRVSSNTLEHLYTFDSSFTEPVYPGLWAYEYYNYARICPFD; this comes from the exons ATGGCCGGCTCAGATCCCCTTGAAGTTGCTGCATTGGGTCGAACTTTCGCCCTGGGAACTCTCTACGATGCTCGGGAAGAGAGACTGCTCCCAG GATTAACTCTCCCTGGGCAGATAACTGCTACCCCTCACCCTTACAGTAACTTTGAAGTCTCTGCATCTGACTCCATTGAGTCCAAGTCCTCTCTGTTGGACATTGAAGCTTCTCTGAAGGCCAGTTTCCTGTGTGGACTGGTTGAAGTTGGAGGATCTGCCAAGTATCTGACTGATACGAAGAAATTCaagaatcagagcagagtgacgTGTCTGTACAACGCTACCACACACTTCAATCAGCTGTCAATGTCTCAACTTGAAACCATGATCAACCAAGAGAAAGAATCCATCAAGAAGGGCACGGCAACACATGTAGTCTCAAAAATCCTTTATGGGGCAaatgctttctttgtgtttgacagtgagAAGTTGGAAGCCAGCAGCGTTCAGGACATCCAGGGCCACATGGAGGCTGTGATCAAGAAGATCCCTACATTTAATATTGAGGGAAAAGTTGACATCAAActgactgatgaagaaaaagaactgACCAACAAATTCTCCTGCAAATTCTACGGAGACTTCATTCTTCAAAGCAACCCTGCAACATTTGAAGATGCAGTGAAGACCTTTGTAGAGCTTCCAAAGCTGctgggagaaaaaggagagaagagtgtTCCTCTGAAGGTCTGGATGATGCCTCTGAAGGTCTTTGACACGACTGCAGCTGAGCTGAAGAGAGAGATCAGCGCTGGATTAGTTCAGAAGGCGCAGGATGCTCTCGAAGACTTACGGGAAATGGAAATGAGATGCAAAGATTCTCTGGACGACACAGTGATCGCAAATTTTCCACAGGTCCAAAAAGagttaaaaggttttaaaacacGATGTGATCTTTATGCATCTGAGCTccggaacaacatgagggataAATTTCCCCTCATCCGTGATGGTAAAGAAGACGAGAGCTCAGTAGAAAAACTCCTTGATGACAGAAACAAGTCaccattcagtcatgaaaaactAGACAAGTGGCTGAatcataaagagagagaaatcaacGTCATCAGGTCCTGTGTGGAAATGATGGAGGGAACAAAGATCGTCCATAATGAGTCAGAGCTGGACAGAGAGGTTCTTGCTGCAGGTGTCGATGAAGCTCTGTGCTTCGTCTTCACCTCCCTGCAGAGTGCCGACCCCGTCCTGCATGAGATGCACAAATACCTGCAGACGTTTGCACCAGTGTGTTCCCATGAAGACCCATGGTACTACTCAGATGATATTCTTgacaaaatgagagaaaaagcagaaagtgtCCACAATCTTGCCAAAGCACTGAAGAACAGCCGCCGATTCCGTTTCCTTGTGGCCGCCATTGATAATAAGAAATACACAGGAGCAACCATCTACCACTACAAAGACGCCAAACTGGTCACTGAGGATTTTTCAAAGCCTGCCCTCCCTCCTGTCAGGAGCATCACAAACAGAAGAGATTTGATCTGGT ACGCCTGTGATCTCACCctggacccaaacacagcaaacGGCTACCTCCATCTGTCCGAGGACAACAAGAAGGCCACGTGTGATAGCTGGCTGTATTATCCTGATCACCCAGACAGGTTTGACAGTCATACTCAGGTGTTGTGCAAAGAGGGGCTGACTGGGCGCCGTTACTGGGAGGTAGAGTTTAGTGGTGCTGGAGTAGGAGTGTCGAACGTTTCTGTTTCTATACTTGCTGCGTACAAGGGAGTGGCTCGAAAAGGAAACGGTTATGACGCCATGCTTGGACGTAATTCAATATCATGGAGTTTCAGCTATTCATCCATGATGATGCTTTCCTATTTTAGTGCTTGGCACATTGATCAGGTGTGGGCTGTTCCTGTTCCCCCCCAAACTGTCAACAAAGTTGGGGTGTTTCTGGACCATGAAGGTGGAACTCTGTCCCTCTACAGAGTCTCCTCAAACACCCTGGAACATCTGTACACCTTTGACTCCAGCTTCACGGAGCCTGTGTACCCAGGCCTGTGGGCTTATGAATATTACAATTATGCGCGCATTTGTCCATTTGACTAA